A genome region from Thermococcus gorgonarius includes the following:
- a CDS encoding glycosyltransferase family 39 protein, with translation MKDRKKSAMLLSILLAYYLVTRLWGISSAMNEYFDYDEGTYLMIARFINHGVLPYRDIYAVHPPFYYYLLALWLRIFGDSYVVGRLLSVFLGLLAALVAYLVGRELRDWKTGILFSAVVTMDPIMVHMNGLVFHETTIELFTLLSLYYFVRYVKHRNRKDALWSLFWAGVGSTSKFTILPYAAALYVVLVFFIDAETESYLDGLGRVLLNRVQVFLVLVTYGIMSLLVVGAVMLYPSDELRHILILPGVHGIDVVGHVIPAGIFLILWGFLTLYIFRISYLRKIVRSVYLILRNLKTALQYLLAFLLPKAVIEGILGFGVSADYFNQTYLAQGSRYIPLAGFFDLLSTILRKFTNEKPDFVVFYVPLIFIFTVLLFYFSRGEKIGRPSVAGPLLVVSSVMYLLLFPVIPNIRFLYPMVLTAYLAFFESLPGRFEGRKLLALAFAIVLVFGVADYGIAYNYRNGKLLIAWASHSKDLRDDLGEYIQNTNLHGTYLSVNPFNAYYLNLRVDPYCLDTFGIVYMGNSSRLWETANKSDYMLFSTWMYAMSRESKVFEKTFGKLKERAVVNGSLLYAESYGRGDVIELFNNSEEKSHVIGFSSFFGKLQLWVNGSEVAYVYPSVGNVTYSWRAIIKRNPNGEYDLAYYSRNGNSIAVRLSQDGNSLTLSFPVVVNLTIEFKENAVAIQNGKLLREGTRGKFTVFYPEGSFSVGGNSTVTLVTSSKVVIQCREVRIEAEN, from the coding sequence ATGAAGGACAGGAAAAAGAGTGCGATGCTCCTTTCAATTCTTCTAGCCTACTACCTCGTGACCCGCCTCTGGGGAATCTCGTCTGCTATGAACGAGTATTTCGACTACGACGAGGGCACATACCTAATGATAGCCAGGTTCATCAACCACGGAGTGCTGCCTTACCGCGATATTTACGCTGTTCATCCACCTTTTTATTACTACCTTCTCGCCCTCTGGCTCCGCATTTTTGGAGACAGCTACGTCGTTGGAAGACTCCTCTCCGTTTTTCTGGGACTTCTGGCTGCTTTAGTCGCCTACCTTGTCGGCCGGGAGCTTCGCGATTGGAAAACTGGAATTCTCTTCTCGGCCGTTGTTACTATGGATCCCATAATGGTTCATATGAACGGCCTCGTGTTTCACGAGACCACGATTGAGCTTTTCACTCTGCTTTCCCTCTACTACTTCGTCAGGTACGTAAAGCATAGAAACAGAAAGGATGCCCTCTGGTCACTCTTCTGGGCGGGAGTTGGAAGTACTTCCAAGTTTACGATACTGCCCTATGCAGCGGCCCTTTACGTTGTTCTCGTGTTCTTCATTGACGCCGAGACCGAATCCTACCTCGATGGCCTCGGCAGGGTTCTGCTCAACAGGGTTCAGGTTTTTCTTGTTCTCGTTACCTACGGCATCATGTCCCTCCTCGTCGTGGGCGCGGTAATGCTTTATCCATCGGATGAGCTGAGACACATCCTGATACTCCCCGGGGTGCATGGAATAGACGTTGTTGGACACGTCATTCCGGCTGGGATCTTTTTGATACTCTGGGGCTTTCTGACCCTCTACATCTTCAGGATATCTTACCTCAGAAAAATTGTGCGCTCTGTCTATCTGATTCTCAGGAACTTAAAAACGGCCCTTCAGTACCTTCTGGCCTTTCTGCTCCCTAAAGCTGTGATAGAGGGCATCCTGGGATTCGGTGTGAGTGCAGATTACTTTAACCAGACGTATCTTGCCCAAGGTTCCAGGTACATTCCCCTGGCCGGATTCTTTGACCTCCTTTCAACTATCCTTAGAAAATTCACGAACGAAAAGCCGGACTTCGTTGTTTTTTACGTGCCCTTGATCTTTATCTTCACGGTTTTACTCTTTTACTTCAGCAGAGGGGAGAAAATAGGAAGGCCGTCTGTTGCAGGCCCACTCCTCGTAGTCTCCTCCGTTATGTATCTTCTCCTTTTCCCCGTAATTCCGAACATACGGTTCCTTTATCCAATGGTGCTAACGGCATACCTGGCGTTTTTTGAATCTCTCCCGGGCAGGTTTGAAGGGAGAAAGCTCCTTGCTTTAGCTTTTGCAATTGTTCTGGTTTTTGGGGTGGCGGATTATGGGATCGCCTACAACTACCGGAATGGAAAACTGCTCATCGCCTGGGCGAGCCACAGTAAAGACCTCAGGGACGATCTTGGTGAGTATATTCAAAACACGAACCTGCACGGGACGTATCTCTCGGTCAACCCCTTTAACGCCTACTACTTAAACCTCCGGGTCGATCCCTACTGCCTTGACACCTTCGGGATTGTCTATATGGGGAACTCTAGCCGGCTTTGGGAGACTGCAAACAAAAGCGATTACATGCTTTTCAGTACGTGGATGTACGCAATGAGCAGGGAATCCAAAGTTTTTGAGAAAACCTTCGGAAAACTAAAGGAACGCGCAGTCGTGAACGGCTCGCTCCTCTACGCCGAAAGCTATGGCAGAGGAGACGTTATAGAGCTCTTTAACAACTCTGAGGAAAAATCTCACGTGATAGGGTTCTCATCCTTCTTCGGGAAGCTTCAGCTGTGGGTAAATGGGAGTGAGGTTGCCTACGTTTATCCTTCAGTTGGCAACGTCACATACTCGTGGAGGGCAATCATCAAGAGGAACCCCAACGGAGAGTATGACCTCGCTTATTACTCCCGGAATGGAAATTCAATTGCAGTTCGTCTTTCCCAGGATGGAAATTCTTTAACACTGTCTTTCCCTGTGGTCGTGAACCTGACTATAGAGTTTAAGGAGAACGCAGTGGCCATTCAGAACGGAAAGCTCCTCAGGGAAGGCACCCGTGGTAAGTTTACGGTTTTCTATCCCGAAGGGAGCTTTTCAGTGGGAGGCAACAGCACGGTAACGCTGGTAACTTCATCCAAGGTCGTTATACAATGCAGAGAGGTCAGAATCGAGGCGGAAAATTAA
- a CDS encoding class III signal peptide-containing protein, which produces MKRKAQGAIEYLFMIAAALIIIAVVIRYLRSSGQKTGETISSGQEQLNSKVNEELSSALGS; this is translated from the coding sequence ATGAAGAGGAAGGCTCAGGGTGCAATCGAGTACCTGTTTATGATTGCAGCGGCCCTGATAATCATAGCCGTTGTCATAAGGTACCTTAGGAGCTCAGGTCAGAAGACCGGGGAGACAATCAGCAGCGGGCAGGAGCAATTGAACTCCAAAGTCAATGAGGAGCTCAGCAGTGCTCTTGGCAGCTGA
- a CDS encoding DUF126 domain-containing protein, with product MKFKGRKIVGGKAEGELIVSQKPLSFLGGVDPETGIVTDAESDIRGESIAGKILAFPRGKGSTVGSYIIYALKKNGKAPKAIIVGEAETIVSTGAIIAEIPMVDGIDVSKLKTGMRVRVNADEGEVELLED from the coding sequence ATGAAGTTTAAAGGAAGGAAGATAGTCGGGGGAAAGGCGGAGGGAGAGCTAATAGTTTCTCAAAAACCCCTCTCCTTTTTGGGCGGCGTCGACCCTGAAACTGGCATTGTAACCGATGCTGAGAGCGACATAAGGGGCGAGAGCATAGCGGGGAAGATACTCGCCTTCCCGCGCGGAAAGGGTTCGACAGTTGGCTCCTACATTATCTACGCCCTTAAAAAGAACGGAAAGGCACCAAAGGCAATTATAGTTGGTGAGGCTGAGACGATTGTTTCAACAGGGGCAATAATAGCGGAAATCCCGATGGTGGATGGTATAGACGTGTCAAAGCTGAAAACGGGCATGAGGGTCCGCGTTAACGCCGATGAAGGGGAGGTGGAACTACTCGAGGACTAG
- a CDS encoding site-2 protease family protein, translated as MTKGVYECVNCGHREVLDSTEPLLEKACPKCGGDMVLVGFSVEVGETITSRPTLPAEVEEKIREFYSVEPLEVREGVFTFEVREIINDDFERFLGEIEDYGYWAALKKSNGRVVLYLFPAGEIKRDNPWIGVLLFIATLLSTLWAGYVLALNYIGTLDEFGLPGYRNPYVISLAFSMSVLGILGTHELGHKIAASLHNVKATFPYFIPFPNLLGTLGAVIRVKSPIPTRKAAIDLGVSGPLAGILVAIPVTAIGLRLSTFVPVSAFQSLPGEGIYFGTNLLFEILQRAILNPPSGDYVLLLHPVAIAGWVGVLVTFLNLIPAAQLDGGHVARAFMSERLHRQFTWGMGLFLVVMSYFWVGWFLWALLILFIGSAGNPGALDEVSPIPTSRKLLALLAAILFVLTATPVPFYTG; from the coding sequence ATGACAAAGGGAGTATACGAGTGCGTTAACTGCGGACATCGGGAAGTACTCGACTCAACAGAACCACTTCTGGAAAAAGCCTGCCCCAAGTGCGGGGGGGACATGGTACTAGTGGGCTTTTCGGTGGAGGTAGGGGAAACGATTACCTCCCGCCCCACGCTTCCGGCGGAGGTAGAGGAGAAGATCCGGGAGTTTTACTCCGTCGAACCTCTCGAAGTCAGGGAGGGAGTTTTCACATTTGAGGTTAGGGAAATCATTAACGACGACTTTGAGAGGTTTTTGGGTGAGATAGAGGACTATGGCTACTGGGCAGCTTTGAAAAAATCCAACGGAAGAGTCGTCCTTTACCTCTTCCCCGCAGGGGAAATCAAACGGGACAACCCCTGGATAGGTGTGCTGCTCTTCATAGCGACGCTTCTCTCAACGCTGTGGGCGGGATATGTTCTTGCCCTTAACTACATCGGGACCCTCGACGAGTTCGGCTTACCCGGTTACAGAAATCCATACGTGATAAGCCTAGCATTCTCCATGAGCGTTTTGGGAATACTTGGAACCCACGAGCTGGGGCACAAGATAGCTGCCTCCCTCCACAACGTCAAGGCGACGTTTCCTTACTTCATACCCTTTCCCAACCTGCTCGGAACTCTTGGGGCGGTCATAAGGGTAAAGTCCCCCATTCCGACAAGAAAAGCCGCGATCGACCTGGGAGTTAGCGGGCCTCTGGCCGGGATTCTGGTCGCAATACCCGTTACGGCGATAGGTCTGAGGCTTTCCACCTTCGTTCCCGTCAGCGCTTTCCAGTCGTTGCCGGGGGAAGGAATATACTTTGGCACCAACCTCCTATTTGAGATCCTCCAGAGGGCCATCCTCAACCCGCCCTCAGGAGACTACGTGCTCCTTCTGCATCCGGTAGCCATAGCCGGCTGGGTCGGGGTTCTCGTTACTTTCCTGAACCTGATCCCCGCGGCACAGCTCGACGGGGGGCACGTAGCCAGGGCTTTCATGAGCGAAAGGCTTCACCGCCAGTTCACCTGGGGGATGGGGCTCTTCCTGGTGGTCATGAGCTACTTCTGGGTCGGGTGGTTCCTCTGGGCCCTGCTGATCCTTTTCATCGGAAGCGCCGGAAACCCGGGGGCTTTGGACGAGGTCTCACCGATACCAACAAGCAGAAAACTTCTGGCCCTCCTGGCGGCAATTCTCTTTGTACTGACTGCCACGCCGGTCCCATTTTACACGGGCTAA
- a CDS encoding aconitase X catalytic domain-containing protein produces MYLTKEEELILAGEYGYALQKAMEILVALGDIYGADRLIPIKSAQVAGVSYKNIGDAGIEFLRDFVRAGAKVSVYTTLNPAGIGDEEFMEKQREVLELYREMGIETTSTCTPYYGANLPKFGDHIAWSESSAVIFANSIIGARTNREGGPSSLAAAIVGKTPNYGLHLDENRKATVIVDVQAKVRTFVDYAALGYHLGRTLGNDVLYLRKIKPERTEFLKEMGAAMAASGSIALYHVEGETPEYKGAIVDKLEKLTVEDSDIKAVKEQFSDDWSDIDMILIGCPHASLMEVKEIAELLVMRGRPLKIPLFITASRAVKALADSLGYTEVIERYNGKIMADSCFVVSPIKGWYKGIATNSGKSAFYFRSFGFNVRLDDTENLIKEAP; encoded by the coding sequence ATGTACCTGACGAAGGAAGAGGAACTCATCCTGGCCGGGGAGTATGGCTATGCTCTCCAGAAAGCAATGGAAATTCTAGTTGCCCTCGGCGATATTTACGGAGCAGACCGGCTGATTCCAATCAAAAGCGCCCAGGTTGCGGGGGTTTCGTACAAGAACATAGGCGACGCCGGAATAGAGTTCCTGAGGGATTTTGTGAGAGCCGGAGCGAAGGTTAGCGTTTACACAACGTTGAATCCTGCGGGAATCGGCGATGAAGAGTTCATGGAAAAGCAGAGAGAAGTGCTTGAGCTCTACAGAGAGATGGGAATCGAGACGACATCAACGTGCACTCCATACTACGGAGCCAACCTGCCGAAGTTCGGCGACCATATAGCCTGGAGCGAGAGCTCGGCTGTAATATTTGCCAACTCAATAATAGGGGCAAGGACAAACAGGGAAGGCGGGCCGTCAAGTCTGGCCGCTGCAATAGTCGGGAAAACCCCAAATTATGGGCTTCATCTGGACGAGAACAGAAAAGCCACCGTTATAGTTGATGTCCAGGCAAAGGTGAGAACGTTCGTCGATTATGCGGCCCTTGGCTACCACCTCGGGAGAACCCTCGGAAACGACGTGCTGTATCTCAGGAAGATAAAGCCCGAGAGGACAGAGTTTCTCAAAGAGATGGGCGCGGCAATGGCCGCGAGCGGTTCAATAGCCCTCTACCACGTCGAGGGTGAGACGCCGGAGTACAAAGGGGCAATAGTGGACAAACTGGAAAAGCTAACCGTTGAAGACAGTGACATCAAAGCCGTTAAGGAGCAGTTCAGCGACGACTGGAGCGATATCGATATGATACTCATTGGCTGTCCGCACGCTTCCCTCATGGAAGTCAAGGAGATCGCGGAGCTTCTGGTGATGCGGGGAAGACCCCTGAAAATACCACTCTTCATAACCGCCAGCAGGGCAGTCAAGGCACTTGCCGATAGCCTCGGCTATACTGAGGTAATAGAGCGCTACAACGGGAAGATCATGGCGGATTCATGCTTTGTTGTTTCTCCAATAAAAGGCTGGTACAAAGGAATAGCAACAAACAGCGGTAAGTCGGCTTTCTACTTCCGCTCCTTCGGTTTTAACGTGAGACTTGACGATACAGAGAACCTCATCAAAGAAGCCCCGTGA